Below is a genomic region from Triticum dicoccoides isolate Atlit2015 ecotype Zavitan chromosome 5A, WEW_v2.0, whole genome shotgun sequence.
atactctcataatccagtcgaccgcctccgggctccaagacgtagggctattacttcctccgagaagggccttaactcgtaaaccttgcgttcttacaacttctccatagctaagatcttgcctctccatacttacccccctacactactgtcagacttggaaCCACGACAACCGCCACGTAGGATTGGGACCCCCATAGAGCATATTTTTTCgttctttattatttcttttctttctctctctctctctctccttctccaccATTCACATGTATGTGACCGGACATATAAAAAATGAGGAACATGGCCGCGTGAGCAGAAAAATAGGGAGTCAAAGCAGACACGTCCGGACGCTGACCGGGCGCATCCGCGGGTGTTTGAGGGGCCAAATTTGTTCAGTCCGGTTGTAGATGCCCTAATTCAGGCGAGGATCACCATCCTTCGATGACATTTCAAATAAAAAACATTTAGATTTGATTTCAATTGTGACATCATAGATTCACCATATGTACATATGCTACTTTTCTTATAGATCCTTTGAACTATATAAAAGTGTCAACTTGAGCGAGGTACAAACCAAGTACACTAGGTGAGCATAGTTCAGATGGTTAAGTTCCTTGTGGTGAAACCAGCCCACTAGGGTCCAAGTTCTTACTTGGCACCGGTGctcacatttttctggatttatttgagGCTTTCTGACACTGCTCATTTAGTGCGAAGAGACATTCCCATCGACTATTAGGCTTTGTGATGACTTCGTCAATCTAAAAATGTTGTGTTGGCTCAGAATTTAGGAGATGCTAATAGTGATAGGGTGTGAGTGGGTGCGTTCGATTATAGGAATGAGTGTATATGACCATTTGCAATTGTACCGTGTTAGAAACAAAAACCAAAGCCATATTGCTTATGTACCATTGATGTTGTTTCGGCTAGTGATGCCTCCGAAGTTCATCAGAAATCTTATATACAGTGTGGGATTTATAAGACTGGAATGCTTAGGTATTTCTCTTACGTTGGTCATTTATTAGTTGAACTAAATCCTATATGACTTTTTTCCTAAGGAATTGTTTGCATAACCTCCCCATAGGGAATTTAGCATCCATGTAAATCTTTTTGTTTAAGGAGGGTAACCATGACCTATCCATCAAACGATGCAGACAATTATCTTAAATAAATTATTCAACAGAGACTGGCACAATAAATACAAGGCTCAATTTAAAGCCACCTTTCCGATGAACTATATCCTCACACATATACGCTTATGTTGTGCCCTGATCACCCCAACGCACACCATCTAATCCAGTAGCCTCACGAACTCGCCTCCCCTACAAGCCGAGAGCACCGATCGGTCTAGCAGACCCAAAGCCCGCACCGCACACGCACTCTAGGATCCATTTGTTTTCCTTTGATGAAATTAGAAAAACTCAAACCACTTAGGATAAGAATGAGCCAGATATTCCATTCCCATGTTTCTCCTATATATTATACTCTTAAGTGATAATAAATGCCACTCAGGAGAGGAAACTACTACAAATCGATCATTTCGACTGGAACGATGCTACACACACGATAATTTCTGAACGATTTACGCACGACGTGGCACATCAAGCCGACTCCAGCGTATGACCTCAAATGGACGTTCATTTTGCCTGAATCCTGTCCGTTTGGGTAAGGTaatggggttgtgttcggatcattTCTGGGATGCGGCGGCCGTGCGTCCAATGCATGAACGCATCTTGGCCGCATCCTGTCCGCCTTTTTTTTCAAACGCCAATTTTCGAATAAACCACACCCTAGTTCATGCCAGCGGCCCTAGTCACGCCAGCAACACAACCCGTCTACACGTCCTCGCCGGCAACactgccagcggccggcaacagagCCAGCCTACAAAATGAATAGTTTTGTCGCCGGCAACACAGTCGGCCCCCAAAATGAATAGGTTTCTCGCCGGCACACAGCCAGCAGCCTAGCGGTCGGCACCCATACCAACctccaaaaagaacggccacggGCGAACAATCGACCTAGTTTAGGCCATCGGCGTCTCCTTCTGCATGGCCTTGAACCATCTCCTCGTCTTCTCGCTCATCTTGGTCAAGTCCACGCTCATTGTCGCTAGGGCCACCTCATTTGCTTTGGTTGCAGCATTGGTGGCCTcaatgtcgagctgcctctgcctggccatGACATTGGCGGCCTCGATGTCGAACTGCCTTTGCCGagacgcctcctccatgtcgatcttcctcttcttggccgcctcctccatctcaaacttcttcctttgaagctctaggtattgcttcattgcTCGTCCTTACTTTGTCGCTttttctcgtccctcacatccttttgagacatcatgccGTGCAAAGTCTCACGCAAGTCCATGGATGACGCATCACGTATGTCATCAATCTTGGAGTTGGTTTTGCCCCTCGGCCTCCTCACCATCTCCACCTCCAGACAACGCGGtcgtcttcttgcctctcttcctttgaagCTCACGGTATTGATCTTTGAACTTGGGGCAATTGTTGATGagcgtccaacaatgcgtaagagtgaataGCTTGTCATTGTGTCGGGCCTTGAAtgcttccaaagattgaaatgcctacaccacatgatcaacaacaattGAACATGCAAAACATATAGAATGCCGAAGTCTCATGGTCGTAACAAAGAAAGAACTAGGATGAGGAGAGCGTACCATGTCCCCAATGCCGAGACCACTCACGgtcgtgcttcaacgctctcaagtGCGGCACAATACTTGTTGCATTCTTGTTGGATCAACAACCACCTCTTTTGAATCGAGCTGATGCCACGGTCGCGCGTAAATTGGCAGGGCGCAAACAACTTTttttcatggaatgttttgtgaACTAAACAAGTCCCTTTTGTCGCCCGTAGACGGTGGtcgtgcttgctttctttgcatctcgacggacggACGGCCGCCGCCGCTGGACCCTGacgtgacgttgaggtcgatgacggccgaggGGCGCGGGGTGGATGGCGCGATCACGCCAATGTCTGGCGACCTCGAAAAACGGGTCTGGCCATCGTGCCTTGGCGGAGGAAAACCGGGCGACAAAGGCGTGGTCCGCGACGTCGGCGAGGGGCAGTGCGGAGGCCTGCCGACCGCCGAGCCTGTGCTCGCCGGGCTGACGGCCGCTGTAGAGAAACCCGTCGGACGGCAAATCCCAAGCATGAGGAGGGCGTGCCGCTTTGTTGACGATGTCCTCCTTCTCGTCGACCTTggccttgcgccgcgcggcctGCAACGCATCGCACTCGGCGACGAACTTGGCCGCGGTGTTCTTGCCCTTGACGACCGTCCTTCGGTTCCTCCTCTTTGCCGATTACGCGTCCATCTTTGCGAGCTCCGCCGACGAGCATTCCGACCGCGGTTTCCGCGGACCCCTgaccgccttcttcttcacctttccGAGTGGGTCGATGGCCTGGCCGCCGGAATTCGGCGGGGCGTTGGCATGGACGGGAAGGGTGGTGGGcgggacgtgggagggtttgggggGAAATGGCGTGAAATGGGGCGCCAGGGTGGTGCTTTGTGCCACCGaagggcgggccaggggaggacaagcgcgcgTCCTGCCCATCCACGCGTTGTCCGTTTCAACCCAAAAACGGCCCAAACTTGGACCGGGAATGAGTCAAAAGCGGACATAAAATGGACAAATGTCCGTTTGCACCCCCGCGCTGGGCCGTCTGATTTGTCCGTTTTGCCCCAAACAAACCCACGCAGATAGGATGGTGTTGTGCGCTGGTGTTGGCCTTAGATTCCCCATCGTCCAAAGTTTGGCCGGGATAGTTTCGTTTCATCTGGGTACCAGAGATTACTAGATAAAAAAAGGTTTCCTGATGATAAAAGAAAGGTCATGCCGAAGAAGGGTGAAGTGGTGAACAGAGCACCGATAGTTCAGAGCAGCAGATGAAGGCGGCtaattttcgtgttttgaccctttttaaaAGTTAATTGAGATCTAACCTTACTTTATAAAAATTTCAAGATCTGTCCTTTTTACTATCGTCAAGGTCCATGACGATAGGCTAAGACAGGCTACCGCCAGTCAATGACGGTAGCAATTGGTCAGCGTTAAAACAATGTCTGCCAAGTAGAGAGGCCTACCGCATAGCTGACGGCGGTAGCCTTCGCTACCCTCCCGCCAGACTTGGTGGCGGTAGCCTCCATGCCATCGTTTAATCAACCTCGTTGTGGTTGATACAACATGCATGCTGCTCTTTGTTTATTGGCATGCATTCGTGGTATCTTCAATACACATGCATGTGCATACTACATAGTTGAATATGCTATATAGCATAGTGCGGATGAGAAATGGGACCCACGGTCTTGTGAATTGCAGCACACGCCAATGATTCTCCATAAACATGCATGGTACAATCACAATTGCTAAGAGCAGACCCATTTCGTTGGCGCGTGTCTGTTTGGGTCGCCGCGGACAGAAAAACAGGCATAATGCACCGACCCAAACCAACGCATGTCAGCCTTTTCGTCCGCTTGCCGACTCATTTCCGGCTCAAATTTGAGTCTCATTTACGTTAGTGCGGACAGTAAACAGATTCTCTTCCTGGCCCGCCAGTTGGTGGCACAGTGACCACCATTTCCCTCCACTTTCGCAAATCCCTCCCGCCCGCTCGTGCTCCTGGCCATGGACGATGACGCGCCAACCCTTGATGCCGCCACCTCCCTCGCCTCGTCCGACCTCATCACCTTAGTCGCCTCTGCGAAAGGCAAGCCCTGCGCACCCCGCAAGACCGCGTCCGCCCAAGAAGAAAAAGTTGATGCCCGAGGAGCGGGCCGTGCAGTCAGCGAAGAGGAAGGACCGAGGCACGCGCATGACGCAAGGGATGAAGTGGTGGTCGTCGCCGCCCTCTTCGCCACAGCACAGCAGGAGAAAACCAATGCCCGAGTCGCCGCGGCAACGAGGAAGGCCCTGATCTACCTTGGGTTGAACTCTGGCCATCACGGGCTCGTCAGCGCCCCGTGGCCGCGGCCAACACGGGCTCATCAGTGTTTCCTCAAATGGTGCTGCCAGAGTCGCCGCGTGCGTCTGCCACACAGCCGATTCCTGGCTTCCACGTTTATCCGCAAGTCTCCTGCTTATTTTTGTTTGAAAATATATTTTTCACTAAGAAATAAATaagtaaacataaataaatatttttCACTTAGAAACAAATTTCTGGTGATTTCTATTATCAATAATAAGTTATATATTATAGTTTTTCCAAACGAATATACGACACACTTGTTTATTTCCAGCAAAATTATCAAAGACCTGTATAAACCACGTAGAAGTTGTTAAGAATTATTCATGCGTATATGCCTTCAGTTCTCACACGTGCTACGCTAGAGAAGATATCATGCGATGTAAGCAGATGCATATGTGCTAATATGCCAAGGTGAGATATACTTCTGCTATGTACGCCACGGTCCAGTGGGCGCTGCAAATCACTAGTGTGCTTAAAGAGTGGCAGAGAGGTTATGACCCAAATCGATGCAGCCACACTTGCATGCATGCACGACCAGACTGTACCTAACAAACGTCGTTTTAGTGTTGATCAATTGCTACCGTCATTGACTGTGGTGATAGCCTGTCTTAGCCTACCGCCGGATACGGTGATGATAGAAAAAATGTCAGATCCTAATTTTTTTATAAAATAGGGTCAGATCTCGACTAACTTTTTAAAAAATGTCAAAACATGAAATTTTGCCGTTGGAGGCAGCATTCAAGCCGGGCGGGGGCAGCGTCCTCGGAATGCCTATCTGATAAGACATGCATGAAACCCGGAGGGCAACAACAACATTCCCCGTGAAAACTGAAGCTCCGTTTGATTCAAAATTTGGGCACTCTTCAAGAAGGGAAGTTCCACTGCTTGTTTCTCCGGGCCGCATGTTCTCCGGCCCTAAGATGAGGCCAATTCCACCGCGCGACTTCAAACGGACATCCGTTTTGTCCTGTTTTTATCCCTTTGGATAGGGATttagggtcgtgtccgggcctatcctgagatgcggtggccgtgcgttcACCGTGTggacgcatcccggccgcatcTTGTCCGCGTATTATTTCTTTGCAAGTCTTTAACTTTAtttcatcattcatttttggtacatggaaaatgcatcatcacattttgactagtaaagcaaggccaaagaaaacaataagcacaagaatacattttagaagatacccaattttcataactgctcccttgagttgggttagggccttctcgatgcactcgttgttgatctgtggaggagggTCGATCTGGCATCCTcatttcttcttcaagccagaaggCTCGATCTGGCATCCTCCTTTCTTTTTCAAGCCGGAAGTCGATGTTgcttcctcctcacacctagtctcgtgtctagcctctaatctagcatcaagtgcacttgtctcatttacagcctctatgctagctaaaagtgcacgaacatgtactaaatttcgctctatcaatatatcgatgtactcttcttcccaataccaaaacttgcattcgttctacacaacaaaatttgaaattAGCACAACTAGTTAAATCTAGAGCACAAATCGAAGCTAAAAAAAGtgcataccccatcgtttaagcacttgatgaacacccatctgggatgttccggcgttgtagacacgcggcgcacgaccatccttgggtagtggtcgcacttaatgagtggcaacggtgcgccggcgagcttttgggcaagcatcgagcccggccgaccgccattcgtgtatctgccggcggaccgccgacggtgcagatccgagcggctagaggaggagccactgcctgcatgtggccttgcggccctgccagggccttccggcgaggtgcccggccagtccatggcgcggcccggcctcccacagccggccGAGCTCAAGACCGCCCGGGTCCGCCCCAAAACCGGCCGACGGGTGCGCAAACCAAgtggccgtggttgggtagctcggcggcgcagaggggaaggggttgggcgagctcgcgtccgaactgcacggctgtaatggctgcggcggcggcggcggcagcgacgggAAGAGTGAGGAAGAGTGAAGGGggtgcggccggagggagggagggggcggatagaaaaaggcccgtcTTGTGCCACTGACGGGCGagccaggggaggacacgcgcagacgacCCGCGTGTCCGCGTGGTGTCCGTTTAACCCtaaaagcggcgcaaacttgggccgcggatgggtcgaaagcggacacaaagcggacaaaagtccgtttgctcccgcgcgtTGGGCCGCCTTTTTTGTCTCTTTTACTCCAAACGAACGGGGCCGAACAGGATAGGGTTgcacggtggagttggcctgaTAAAGGTGTTGTTTGCACCTAGCTAGCCAGACTGGAGCAGTAGGTCCAAGTCGCAGCTGCACCCACGTAGCAATTTTCTCTACCATGCCAGTTCTCTTCTTGACCTATCTATGCCAAGAAAAGACACAAGGTAGAGTAGATAGTTACTCTCTCTGCGGCAGACACACGCACCGCTGCGACAGTgtatggcatggcatggcatggccgaTCGAGTTGAGTTGAAACAAAAATGGTAGGCACGCGCGAAGAAGCCAGTTCACAACGACAATTATCCAACTGCAGGAATCAATGCGGGTACCAGATTCACGGGCCCACGCCTACTGCTCCTCATGCTCATGCAGCAGCCGGACGAGCGTGCGGGCTCCCGGCTTGGGTGCCATCTTTCTGAATCTCGGATGACAAACTCGTTTGCACATCAAAATTGGTCCGAAGTGATTTCTTTTCAGGTTGACAGATACTCGTATAGTAACATAAAAATAGTATACCAACGTGCTTGCTAGGCGCAATACAAGATGTTGCACTCAATATGTTATCTTACCCACATTACACAAAAATAAGGTACTAGAAATTTGAAATTTTACTAAAATGCCTAGATATCTTTACCAGCATTACACAAGAGAGTAGAAACTCGAAATGTTACTAGCAGTCAGCTGGTTTTACTGCTAACCATTTTGACACAAGCCAAGGCATACGCACAAAACACTCGGAGAGAGAACTTGACAGAAGTATAGCAGTATATCCAAGAATAAGGGCAAGTAAACACTGGAGATGAACACGAACGCAGGACACAGCATCCCATCGGCGCGACCGGCACATGTCTCGGGGTTCAGGAGGCGACGCATGAGTTGAGCCCCAGGCATCCCATCCACATGCTCCACTTCTGCATCCAAACAAAGAGCGGTCAGCTCCAACAATCACGACAAAAATTAAAGAAACCAATTCCGGCAGTAACTGGACATCCTTTTCTGGGGGCCGTACGTACCTTCCTTGGCCGCCGGTGGGAGGCGGGCTCCGGCGATGGCGCCTTGTACAGGTCCTCGTCGACATGCCACACCTGGTACCTGCTGCCGCCGCTCTTGGCCGCGGCAGCGTCCGACGACGCCCTAGCGCGCTCCCGGGACACGTCGccatccggccgccgccgccgactcgcatGCGTCTTCTTGGGCGTGGGATTGCGTGGAGGAGGCGAGTACCTGAACCACACGTCGCTGCAGGCCTCCGGCTCCGGCGTGGCGTACCACGCGGCCGCCGCTGTCGCCTCCGGCTCATGGTGGTGGTAGTTGTAGTTCCACTCCCCGAACGCCGGCACGCGACGCCTCCTCGCCTTCTGCAAGAGTAAAAGATAAGAAACCACAAGTGTGGTTCATGGTGATCACTGCCATGGCTAGTAGTGATGGCACGGCCGGCACTTACCTCCATCTGGTTCAGCACGGCACAGACAGGGGAGACAGAATGAGCTAGAGAAGAAGAAGCGAAGCTGGGGCCGGTGAGTGAGTGAGTGGGGCTACGTAGCTAAGCAGAAGGGAATGGAAGCTCCTCCCATGGCTGGATGCGCGTGAATTTATAGCGAGAACCGGAGGAGCGACGCAGTAATAGCCACGCCCGAAGCTTGTCAGAACGGCCCGGTGCGCGCTCCGGTGTGTAGCGTTGAAGCGAAGAACCGGCACGGGACCGGCGATGTTTGACAAAGAGCGCGcaggagagaggggggggggacggCCGGTATGGAAGGCCGACCCTTGTCAGTACGCTCCCTCACTGTGGCCTGCAGCGAGGCGAGCTAGCCAGCCGGGGCGCGGCCGGTGTGGCGTGTCCGGTCGTGGCCCCCCGTTTGACGCGCGAGCGTTTACTGCGACGCATGCATCGGGCACCGTTTTCTTTTCTGGCTGCGCGTCGCGCCGGGCTCGCCCGTGGCCTGCAGCCGTCCTGTCGCGCCCGTGTGTTATTTCCGCACCATCATCACGGGCTGATTAGAAGATCTGACTGAGCATCGCGAAGCTGGCAATGTCCTGCTACCGACACGTTGACAAGATGGCTTCTACCGCAAGTTTCCACTATACTCCCTCGGCTCTTTTTTACTTCGCGTATTAAATTTATatcaagtcaaactttacaaagtttaatcaaatatatattaaaaaaattacatttcataatgaatctaaaaatatttataaaaaaattgaatacggtacaga
It encodes:
- the LOC119297609 gene encoding uncharacterized protein LOC119297609 produces the protein MEKARRRRVPAFGEWNYNYHHHEPEATAAAAWYATPEPEACSDVWFRYSPPPRNPTPKKTHASRRRRPDGDVSRERARASSDAAAAKSGGSRYQVWHVDEDLYKAPSPEPASHRRPRKKWSMWMGCLGLNSCVAS